The Opisthocomus hoazin isolate bOpiHoa1 chromosome 20, bOpiHoa1.hap1, whole genome shotgun sequence genome window below encodes:
- the HSPB1 gene encoding heat shock protein beta-1, which produces MAERRVPFTFLRSPSWEPFRDWYHGSRLFDQSFGMPHIPEDWYKWPSGSAWPGYFRLLPRETALLPAPGSPYGQALSRQLSSGISEIRQTADSWKVTLDVNHFAPEELVVKTKDNVVEITGKHEEKQDEHGFISRCFTRKYTLPPGVEATAVRSSLSPDGMLTVEAPLPKPAIQSAEITIPVTVESQAKEPAKK; this is translated from the exons ATGGCCGAGCGCCGCGTCCCCTTCACCTTCCTGCGCAGCCCCAGCTGGGAACCCTTCCGCGACTGGTACCATGGCAGCCGCCTCTTCGACCAGTCCTTCGGGATGCCCCATATCCCCGAGGACTGGTACAAGTGGCCGAGCGGCAGCGCCTGGCCGGGGTATTTCCGCTTGCTGCCCCGGGAGACTGCGCTGCTGCCGGCCCCCGGCTCGCCGTACGGGCAGGCGCTGAGCCGCCAGCTCAGCAGCGGCATCTCCGAGATCCGCCAGACCGCCGACAGCTGGAAGGTCACCTTGGACGTCAACCACTTCGCGCCCGAGGAGCTGGTGGTCAAGACCAAGGATAACGTCGTCGAGAtcaccg GCAAACACGAGGAGAAGCAGGATGAGCACGGCTTCATCTCCAGATGCTTCACCCGAAAATACAC CCTCCCCCCCGGCGTCGAAGCCACGGCCGTGCGGTCCTCGCTGTCCCCCGACGGCATGCTGACGGTGGAGGCCCCCCTGCCCAAGCCGGCCATCCAGTCTGCCGAGATCACCATCCCCGTCACCGTCGAGAGCCAAGCCAAGGAGCCGGCCAAGAAGTag